A region from the Pseudonocardia petroleophila genome encodes:
- a CDS encoding ATP-binding cassette domain-containing protein, which produces MSDPILQLRGVNKSFGAVQVLHDVDFTVRAGEVTALVGDNGAGKSTLVKCVAGIHPIDGGEVLFDGEPVTVAAPADAAKLGIEVVYQDLALADNLDIVQNMFLGRERGKPWLLDEADMEQAARDTLASLSVRTVTSVRMPVAALSGGQRQTVAIAKAVLWDSKVVLLDEPTAALGVAQTRQVLDLVRRLAEQGLGVVLISHNMADVFEVSDRIACLYLGRMVAQVPTKDVSHGQVVELITAGRSGDLGLQRPEAVTV; this is translated from the coding sequence GTGAGTGACCCGATCCTGCAGCTGCGCGGGGTGAACAAGAGCTTCGGCGCCGTCCAGGTGCTGCACGACGTCGACTTCACGGTCCGGGCCGGTGAGGTCACCGCGCTCGTCGGCGACAACGGCGCGGGGAAGTCCACGCTGGTCAAGTGCGTGGCCGGCATCCACCCGATCGACGGCGGCGAGGTGCTGTTCGACGGCGAGCCGGTGACCGTGGCGGCCCCCGCGGACGCCGCGAAGCTCGGCATCGAGGTCGTCTACCAGGACCTCGCGCTGGCCGACAACCTCGACATCGTCCAGAACATGTTCCTCGGGCGGGAGCGCGGCAAGCCGTGGCTGCTCGACGAGGCCGACATGGAGCAGGCCGCGCGCGACACCCTCGCGTCGCTGTCGGTCCGCACGGTCACCTCCGTGCGCATGCCGGTCGCGGCCCTGTCCGGCGGGCAGCGGCAGACCGTCGCGATCGCCAAGGCCGTGCTCTGGGACTCCAAGGTCGTGCTCCTCGACGAGCCGACCGCCGCGCTGGGCGTCGCCCAGACCCGCCAGGTCCTCGACCTGGTGCGCCGCCTCGCCGAGCAGGGTCTCGGCGTGGTGCTGATCAGTCACAACATGGCCGACGTGTTCGAGGTCTCCGACCGCATCGCCTGCCTCTACCTCGGACGGATGGTGGCCCAGGTGCCGACGAAGGACGTCAGCCACGGCCAGGTCGTGGAGCTGATCACGGCCGGCCGCTCCGGCGACCTGGGCCTGCAGCGCCCCGAGGCGGTGACGGTGTGA
- a CDS encoding DUF7455 domain-containing protein produces the protein MQPGTLTRPELTLADRCDRCGAAAKVRAVLPSGGELLFCGHHGRAHADKLRELEASVETGS, from the coding sequence ATGCAGCCAGGAACCCTGACCCGGCCCGAGTTGACCCTTGCCGACCGCTGCGACCGTTGCGGCGCGGCTGCGAAGGTCCGTGCCGTACTGCCGTCCGGTGGAGAACTGCTGTTCTGCGGGCACCACGGCCGGGCACACGCCGACAAGCTCCGCGAGCTCGAGGCGAGCGTCGAGACCGGCAGCTGA
- the ppk2 gene encoding polyphosphate kinase 2: MDLPDLSALRVDDTDDDDPVLLGPDGARVDTWREGYPYDERLSREEYEQHKRLLQIELLKLQNWVKETGQRLVILFEGRDAAGKGGTIKRFMEHLNPRGARVVALEKPTERESSQWYFQRYIAHLPAAGEIVLFDRSWYNRAGVERVMGFAEARDYMEFMREAPELERMFVRSGIHLVKLWFSVSQNEQRTRFTIRQVDPVRQWKLSPMDLASLDKWESYTEAKEAMFFYTDTADAPWTVIKSNDKKRARLEAMRHVLRLFDYPGKDLDVAVEPDRLIVGPAAEVFEFGERPGHFPALSGRPRRPPQP; the protein is encoded by the coding sequence GTGGACCTCCCCGACCTCTCCGCGCTGCGCGTCGACGACACCGACGACGACGACCCCGTCCTCCTCGGGCCCGACGGCGCCCGCGTCGACACCTGGCGCGAGGGCTATCCCTACGACGAGCGCCTCTCCCGCGAGGAGTACGAGCAGCACAAGCGACTGCTCCAGATCGAGCTGCTGAAGCTGCAGAACTGGGTCAAGGAGACCGGGCAGCGGCTCGTCATCCTGTTCGAGGGCCGCGACGCCGCGGGCAAGGGCGGCACGATCAAGCGCTTCATGGAGCACCTCAACCCGCGCGGGGCCCGGGTCGTCGCGCTGGAGAAGCCGACCGAGCGCGAGTCGTCGCAGTGGTACTTCCAGCGCTACATCGCCCACCTCCCGGCGGCCGGGGAGATCGTGCTGTTCGACCGGAGCTGGTACAACCGCGCCGGCGTCGAGCGGGTCATGGGCTTCGCCGAGGCGCGCGACTACATGGAGTTCATGCGCGAGGCCCCCGAGCTGGAGCGGATGTTCGTCCGCAGCGGGATCCACCTGGTCAAGCTGTGGTTCTCGGTGTCGCAGAACGAGCAGCGCACGCGCTTCACGATCCGCCAGGTCGACCCCGTCCGGCAGTGGAAGCTCAGCCCGATGGACCTCGCGTCGCTCGACAAGTGGGAGTCCTACACCGAGGCGAAGGAGGCGATGTTCTTCTACACCGACACCGCCGACGCGCCCTGGACGGTGATCAAGAGCAACGACAAGAAGCGGGCCCGGCTCGAGGCGATGCGCCACGTGCTGCGCCTGTTCGACTACCCCGGCAAGGACCTCGACGTCGCCGTCGAGCCGGACCGGCTGATCGTCGGGCCGGCCGCGGAGGTGTTCGAGTTCGGCGAGCGGCCCGGGCACTTCCCCGCGCTGTCCGGACGACCGCGCCGCCCACCGCAGCCCTAG
- a CDS encoding sugar ABC transporter substrate-binding protein, giving the protein MRTRRTAQLALGLGVALTLAACGQNAAAPSAAPGAEVAADAPRVGVILPETESSARWEGFDRPLLEQAMAEAGLDADIQNAQGDEQTFTTLADGFIASGVDVLVIAAITSESGAAVAAKAKAQGIPTIDYDRLSLGGSSDYYVSFDNEGVGALQGQGLADALSGQQGAQVIEIRGAPTDNNATLFYNGALTVLDPLYASGALVRTASQPIEDWDNQIGGTTFEQLLTSNGGQVGGVLAANDGLAGAIITVLQKYGLNGSVPVTGQDATPDGLQAILRGDQYMTVYKPIQQEAQATAELAAALAADDTAAADAIATGTVDDPEGNRQVKSVLLTPQLITRDNVKTVIDDGAVPASEVCVADVAAACTELGIS; this is encoded by the coding sequence ATGCGCACCAGGAGAACCGCCCAGCTCGCTCTCGGGCTGGGAGTCGCCCTCACGCTCGCCGCGTGCGGGCAGAACGCGGCGGCCCCGAGCGCCGCCCCCGGCGCCGAGGTGGCCGCCGACGCGCCGCGCGTCGGCGTGATCCTCCCGGAGACCGAGAGCTCGGCCCGCTGGGAGGGCTTCGACCGCCCGCTGCTGGAGCAGGCGATGGCCGAGGCCGGCCTCGACGCCGACATCCAGAACGCGCAGGGCGACGAGCAGACCTTCACGACGCTGGCCGACGGCTTCATCGCCAGCGGCGTCGACGTGCTCGTCATCGCCGCCATCACCAGCGAGTCCGGTGCCGCGGTGGCCGCCAAGGCCAAGGCCCAGGGCATCCCGACCATCGACTACGACCGCCTGAGCCTCGGCGGCTCCAGCGACTACTACGTCTCCTTCGACAACGAGGGCGTCGGCGCGCTGCAGGGCCAGGGCCTCGCCGACGCGCTGTCCGGCCAGCAGGGCGCCCAGGTCATCGAGATCCGCGGTGCCCCAACCGACAACAACGCCACGCTGTTCTACAACGGCGCGCTGACGGTGCTCGACCCGCTGTACGCCTCCGGTGCCCTGGTCCGCACGGCCAGCCAGCCGATCGAGGACTGGGACAACCAGATCGGCGGCACCACCTTCGAGCAGCTGCTCACCAGCAACGGCGGCCAGGTCGGCGGCGTGCTCGCGGCCAACGACGGCCTCGCCGGCGCGATCATCACCGTGCTGCAGAAGTACGGCCTGAACGGCTCCGTGCCCGTCACCGGCCAGGACGCCACCCCGGACGGTCTCCAGGCCATCCTGCGCGGCGACCAGTACATGACGGTCTACAAGCCGATCCAGCAGGAGGCCCAGGCCACCGCGGAGCTCGCCGCCGCACTGGCCGCCGACGACACCGCCGCCGCCGACGCCATCGCGACCGGCACCGTCGACGACCCGGAGGGCAACCGCCAGGTCAAGTCGGTCCTGCTCACCCCGCAGCTGATCACCCGTGACAACGTCAAGACCGTGATCGACGACGGTGCCGTCCCGGCGTCCGAGGTCTGCGTCGCCGACGTGGCCGCGGCCTGCACCGAGCTCGGCATCAGCTGA
- a CDS encoding EamA family transporter, translating into MTTATRERIPAPVLFVVGGVSMYVGAALAVGLFDVLPPSAVAVLRLLGAAAVLLAWRRPGRAAWRGSRLARAVAFGLATALMNLAFYEAIARLPLGTAVAIEFVGPVAVAAVASRRPRDVAAVVLAAFGVALIADVRWSGSPSGVLWALAAAGMWAAYILLGKRVASAGNGLDDMAVGFAVAAVVLSPVLLLGGPGSLDALGDPVVLLLAVGVGVLSSVVPYVLDQLVLRRVGQARFAVLLALLPATATVVGLVGLAQVPGLLEGLGILAVIAAVALRSRDGDLGAPPPADHR; encoded by the coding sequence ATGACCACGGCGACGCGCGAGCGGATCCCCGCCCCCGTGCTGTTCGTCGTGGGCGGCGTGTCGATGTACGTCGGCGCGGCGCTGGCCGTGGGCCTGTTCGACGTCCTGCCGCCCAGCGCGGTGGCCGTCCTGCGCCTGCTCGGGGCCGCCGCGGTGCTGCTGGCGTGGCGCCGTCCGGGCCGCGCGGCGTGGCGCGGATCACGTCTGGCGCGAGCCGTCGCGTTCGGGCTGGCGACCGCCCTGATGAACCTCGCGTTCTACGAGGCGATCGCGCGGCTGCCGCTGGGCACCGCGGTGGCGATCGAGTTCGTCGGCCCGGTCGCGGTCGCGGCGGTGGCGTCCCGCCGCCCGCGCGACGTCGCCGCCGTGGTCCTGGCCGCCTTCGGCGTGGCGCTCATCGCCGATGTGCGCTGGTCAGGCAGCCCGTCGGGGGTGCTGTGGGCGCTCGCGGCCGCCGGGATGTGGGCCGCGTACATCCTCCTCGGCAAGCGCGTCGCCTCCGCGGGGAACGGGCTCGACGACATGGCGGTCGGGTTCGCGGTGGCGGCCGTCGTGCTGTCGCCAGTGCTCCTGCTCGGCGGTCCCGGCTCCCTCGACGCGCTCGGCGACCCGGTCGTCCTGCTGCTCGCCGTCGGGGTGGGGGTGCTGTCCAGCGTCGTGCCCTACGTGCTCGACCAGCTCGTCCTGCGCCGCGTCGGCCAGGCCCGGTTCGCGGTGCTGCTCGCCCTGCTCCCGGCCACCGCGACGGTCGTCGGGCTGGTCGGGCTGGCCCAGGTGCCGGGCCTGCTCGAGGGGCTCGGCATCCTGGCCGTCATCGCCGCGGTGGCGCTGCGGTCGCGCGACGGCGACCTCGGCGCACCGCCACCGGCGGACCATCGATAA
- a CDS encoding DEAD/DEAH box helicase: MRAWQRKALSRYLAAGPRDFLAVATPGAGKTAFALRVAAELLADKTITHVTVVAPTEHLKYQWAQAAAAVGIALDPEFRNSTGGTSSDYTGIAVTYAGVAAHPALHRMRTENRRTLVVLDEVHHAGDARSWGDAVKEAFDPATRRLTLTGTPFRSDDNPIPFVDYLPDADGALRSRSDHSYGYAEALADGVVRPVVFLAYSGVSSWRTSAGEEITARLGEPLTAEQTARAWRTALDPGGEWIPAVLAAADRRLSGHRAGGMPDAGGLVIATDQTTARAYAAILTDVTGTPPVLVLSDEAGSSERIARFSASTDRWMVAVRMVSEGVDVPRLAVGVYATSASTPLFFAQAIGRFVRSRRPGETASVFVPSVPVLLGLASELEAQRDHVLGKPHRAEEQWNDEELAAANRQEDEPGEDEPSFTALGANAELDQLIYEGTSFSADEEDYLGLPGLLEPEQVRTLLNQRQTEWLSRSGRAAPAVVPPPAPAERPQQSVRERIAALRKELNTLVALHHHRTNKPHGKIHSELRTSCGGPPTAMANMEQLEERIATLRSWR, from the coding sequence ATGCGCGCCTGGCAGCGCAAGGCGCTGAGCCGCTACCTCGCCGCGGGCCCGCGGGACTTCCTCGCGGTCGCCACCCCCGGGGCCGGGAAGACCGCGTTCGCGCTGCGGGTGGCCGCGGAGCTGCTGGCCGACAAGACGATCACCCACGTCACGGTCGTGGCGCCCACCGAGCACCTGAAGTACCAGTGGGCCCAGGCCGCGGCCGCCGTCGGGATCGCGCTGGACCCGGAGTTCCGCAACTCGACGGGCGGCACGTCGTCGGACTACACCGGCATCGCCGTCACCTACGCGGGCGTGGCGGCGCACCCGGCGCTGCACCGGATGCGCACGGAGAACCGCCGCACGCTGGTCGTCCTCGACGAGGTGCACCACGCGGGCGACGCCCGGTCCTGGGGCGACGCGGTCAAGGAGGCGTTCGACCCCGCCACGCGCCGCCTCACGCTCACCGGGACGCCCTTCCGCAGCGACGACAACCCGATCCCGTTCGTCGACTACCTGCCCGACGCCGACGGGGCCCTGCGCAGCCGCTCGGACCACTCCTACGGCTACGCGGAGGCGCTCGCCGACGGTGTGGTGCGCCCCGTCGTCTTCCTGGCCTACTCGGGCGTCTCCAGCTGGCGCACGAGCGCGGGGGAGGAGATCACGGCACGGCTGGGCGAGCCGCTGACGGCCGAGCAGACCGCGCGGGCCTGGCGCACCGCGCTCGACCCGGGCGGCGAGTGGATCCCGGCGGTGCTCGCGGCGGCCGACCGGAGGCTGTCCGGGCACCGCGCGGGCGGCATGCCCGACGCGGGCGGGCTCGTCATCGCCACCGACCAGACCACCGCCCGCGCGTACGCGGCGATCCTCACCGACGTGACGGGGACCCCGCCCGTGCTGGTCCTCTCCGACGAGGCCGGGTCCTCCGAGCGGATCGCGCGGTTCAGCGCGTCGACCGACCGGTGGATGGTCGCGGTGCGCATGGTCTCCGAGGGCGTCGACGTGCCGCGGCTCGCGGTCGGCGTCTACGCCACGAGCGCGTCGACCCCGCTGTTCTTCGCGCAGGCGATCGGGCGCTTCGTGCGGTCGCGGCGGCCGGGGGAGACGGCGTCGGTGTTCGTCCCCAGCGTGCCGGTCCTGCTGGGCCTGGCGAGCGAGCTGGAGGCCCAGCGCGACCACGTGCTGGGCAAGCCGCACCGCGCCGAGGAGCAGTGGAACGACGAGGAGCTCGCGGCCGCCAACCGGCAGGAGGACGAGCCGGGGGAGGACGAGCCGTCGTTCACCGCCCTGGGCGCCAACGCCGAGCTCGACCAGCTCATCTACGAGGGCACCTCGTTCTCCGCCGACGAGGAGGACTACCTCGGCCTGCCCGGGCTGCTCGAGCCCGAGCAGGTGCGCACCCTGCTCAACCAGCGCCAGACCGAGTGGCTGTCGCGCTCGGGCCGCGCGGCGCCCGCCGTGGTGCCCCCGCCGGCCCCGGCCGAGCGCCCCCAGCAGTCGGTGCGCGAGCGGATCGCGGCGCTGCGCAAGGAGCTCAACACGCTCGTCGCGCTGCACCACCACCGCACCAACAAGCCGCACGGGAAGATCCACAGCGAGCTGCGGACGAGCTGCGGCGGCCCGCCCACGGCGATGGCCAACATGGAGCAGCTGGAGGAGCGCATCGCGACCCTCCGCAGCTGGCGCTGA
- a CDS encoding sugar ABC transporter permease, with protein MSAPEKPDLEKKSAAERAAPASSRAADFGIDTTARTTGQAVAGYLRGLRTGELGALPALLGLLALLILFSALDSTGTFPSLLNIANLLQQGAGRTIIAMGLVFVLLTGEIDLAAGTASGLAAAVMALHLVSGGNLLGGMGTTVFVLFMLVIVLAIVLALLLRIWAGAALSAVALGLMVIGFPPNPWLQMLLAVCVGVVIGCITGFLVAKIGMPSFVVTLALFIAWQGIILALIGDGGTLGLRDPVINAVANGNLSTVGSWVLFVVAAGGYAAVLLNRQVSRRRLGLVAQPTGLVLIKVGAVVLLGAIATFLLTLDRSPGDLPIMGVPYVVPIVLALLVVGTFVLDRTRFGRHVYAVGGNREAARRAGIDVVRIRASVFVIASAFAAIGAIVYSSKVGSVSPGAGGGNTLLFAVGAAVIGGTSLFGGRGRISNAVIGGAVLATVENGLGLLRQPAAVVFVVTGLVLLLAASVDVLSRRRSAVAGR; from the coding sequence GTGAGCGCGCCGGAGAAGCCCGACCTCGAGAAGAAGTCCGCAGCCGAGCGGGCGGCACCGGCGTCGAGCCGCGCCGCCGACTTCGGCATCGACACCACCGCCCGGACGACGGGCCAGGCCGTCGCGGGCTACCTGCGCGGCCTGCGGACCGGCGAGCTCGGGGCCCTGCCGGCCCTGCTCGGCCTGCTGGCCCTGCTCATCCTGTTCAGCGCGCTGGACTCGACGGGGACCTTCCCCAGCCTGCTCAACATCGCCAACCTGCTCCAGCAGGGCGCCGGTCGCACGATCATCGCGATGGGCCTGGTGTTCGTCCTGCTCACCGGCGAGATCGACCTCGCGGCGGGCACGGCGTCCGGCCTCGCGGCCGCGGTGATGGCGCTGCACCTGGTCAGCGGCGGCAACCTGCTCGGCGGCATGGGCACCACGGTGTTCGTGCTGTTCATGCTGGTCATCGTGCTGGCGATCGTGCTGGCGCTGCTGCTGCGGATCTGGGCGGGGGCGGCGCTCAGCGCGGTCGCGCTCGGGCTCATGGTGATCGGCTTCCCGCCGAACCCGTGGCTGCAGATGCTGCTGGCCGTGTGCGTCGGCGTCGTCATCGGCTGCATCACCGGGTTCCTCGTGGCGAAGATCGGCATGCCGTCGTTCGTCGTGACGCTGGCGCTGTTCATCGCCTGGCAGGGCATCATCCTGGCGCTGATCGGCGACGGCGGCACGCTCGGCCTGCGCGACCCCGTGATCAACGCGGTCGCCAACGGCAACCTGTCGACGGTCGGCAGCTGGGTGCTGTTCGTCGTCGCGGCGGGCGGGTACGCCGCGGTGCTGCTCAACCGCCAGGTCTCGCGCCGCAGGCTCGGCCTGGTGGCCCAGCCGACCGGGCTGGTGCTCATCAAGGTCGGGGCCGTGGTCCTGCTCGGGGCGATCGCCACGTTCCTGCTCACGCTCGACCGGTCGCCGGGCGACCTGCCGATCATGGGCGTGCCCTACGTCGTCCCGATCGTGCTCGCGCTGCTGGTCGTCGGCACGTTCGTGCTCGACCGCACCCGCTTCGGCCGGCACGTCTACGCCGTCGGCGGGAACCGGGAGGCCGCGCGCCGGGCCGGCATCGACGTCGTGCGCATCCGCGCGTCGGTGTTCGTGATCGCCTCGGCGTTCGCGGCGATCGGCGCGATCGTCTACTCGTCGAAGGTCGGGTCGGTCAGCCCCGGCGCGGGTGGCGGCAACACGCTGCTGTTCGCGGTGGGCGCGGCCGTCATCGGCGGCACGTCGCTGTTCGGCGGGCGCGGGCGGATCAGCAACGCCGTGATCGGTGGCGCTGTGCTCGCGACCGTCGAGAACGGGCTGGGCCTGCTGCGCCAGCCCGCGGCCGTCGTGTTCGTCGTCACGGGCCTGGTGCTGCTGCTCGCCGCGTCGGTCGACGTACTCTCCCGTCGTCGCTCGGCGGTCGCCGGCAGGTGA